The Anopheles marshallii chromosome X, idAnoMarsDA_429_01, whole genome shotgun sequence genome includes a window with the following:
- the LOC128713615 gene encoding irregular chiasm C-roughest protein-like → MFRSLVGRRTTIVHTSRTRLVAVVSPYPIFYLFLLLRAGSSAKLSPAANNRQIEQRFAMEPQDQTAIVGSRVTLPCRVVNKSGQLQWTKDDFGLGTHRNLSGFERYTMVGSDEEGDFSLDISPVMLDDDARYQCQVGPGRGGTPGIRSRFAKLTVLVPPEAPKIVQGDFMVTTEDREIELECVSVGGKPAAEITWIDGLGNVLTKGIEYMKEPLRDARRYTAKSILKLTPKKEHHNTTFTCQAQNTADRTYRSVRLKLEVKYAPKVKIAVIGGALNGGRILEGTEVRLSCRADANPPDVTFRWYVGEELSEANHASELLIANISRRYHGTTVRCEVRNAVGKSEESVTLDISYGPSFHALPQSVEADQDATVTLSCDIDGNPPPDVLWIHEPSDQVVSSATNVSLVVTSATAGRYYCKASVQGFAEIEAEATVYLRGPPAINSPRQQYGAVHDSAQLECVALSIPKPRHVLWSFNGREINVSSEPSAAEYRALDIPIPNGVRSTLIIHHCQREHFGRYNCTVVNDYGMDFLEIDFVSKEQNLLPVIVLGSLGGITFLIIVIVIVICLCSRRNKKKHLPPADVIPKYDVPGKDCGEHGGTTVSTEHKIDRIDDMLDGEHPRDTITTNIALNVRSAAVPQTGTAAISSSLTALKGDTTTDYSRYSGDFSDSLSHLQCQKASGPGGGVGSSNNNGYVPYVNYARDYSPPTQHLMQFKASSSSNSIGNTLTGKPPAKPPNGQLPTGTMTLSRKRTPAPDLTRPAETGLPSIQSSVSSIPNGLMNHPMLGCHIGLDTRFGANYGTLHGRGSSSPMQLPPPATANPAATPAPPPYSATRNQNCLLGLGLTPAPGGTSSSLASSGNNSALLATGSSSPSSTQSGSLSLASSQLSQAPSISGTGTISAPGQPQGQQQQQQPNSPPGQFILPSSNTIKPGVLATHV, encoded by the exons ATGTTCCGTTCATTGGTCGGGCGACGAACGACGATAGTGCACACCAGCAGAACGCGGCTAGTTGCCGTGGTGTCTCCCTATCCGATCTTCTACCTGTTTCTGTTGCTGCGAGCTGGCAGCAGTGCCAAGCTGTCACCCGCAGCCAACAACCGACAGATTGAGCAGCGGTTTGCGATGGAACCGCAGGACCAGACGGCCATCGTCGGTTCGAGAGTAACGCTGCCCTGTCGGGTGGTCAACAAGTCAGGCCAATTGCAG TGGACCAAAGATGATTTCGGTTTAGGCACACATCGGAATTTGAGTGGATTTGAGCGGTACACAATGGTGGGAAGTGATGAGGAGGGTGACTTCTCGTTGGACATCTCTCCGGTAATGCTGGATGACGACGCCAGGTATCAGTGTCAAGTAGGACCCGGAAGAGGAG GAACTCCTGGAATTCGATCAAGGTTTGCCAAGCTTACCGTGTTGGTACCGCCCGAAGCACCGAAAATCGTCCAAGGTGACTTCATGGTCACGACGGAGGATCGCGAGATCGAGCTGGAGTGTGTGTCGGTCGGTGGTAAACCGGCCGCGGAAATAACCTGGATCGATGGGTTGGGCAATGTGCTGACGAAGGGCATCGAGTACATGAAGGAACCGTTGCGAGATGCGCGTCGCTACACCGCCAAATCGATACTGAAGCTTACACCGAAAAAGGAACATCACAACACCACGTTCACCTGCCAGGCGCAGAATACAGCCGACCGGACGTATCGTTCCGTACGGTTGAAGCTGGAGGTGAAGTATGCGCCGAAGGTGAAAATTGCCGTCATAGGAGGTGCACTCAACGGGGGCCGTATTCTCGAAGGTACGGAGGTCCGGTTGTCCTGTCGAGCGGACGCGAACCCACCAGATGTGACCTTCCGCTGGTATGTTGGTGAGGAGCTGTCTGAAGCTAATCATGCATCAGAACTG CTTATTGCCAACATTTCGCGGCGATATCACGGCACTACAGTCAGGTGCGAGGTGCGCAATGCGGTCGGCAAGAGTGAGGAGAGCGTAACGCTGGACATCAGCTACGGGCCCAGCTTTCACGCTCTGCCCCAATCGGTCGAGGCTGACCAAGACGCTACCGTAACGCTGAGCTGTGATATTGATGGGAACCCACCGCCGGACGTCCTCTGGATACACGAACCTTCCGATCAGGTCGTATCAAGCGCTACCAACGTATCGCTCGTCGTCACCTCCGCCACGGCCGGTCGGTATTATTGCAAAGCGAGCGTCCAAGGATTCGCCGAGATAGAAGCCGAAGCTACCGTTTATCTGCGTGGCCCACCGGCGATCAACTCACCGCGCCAACAGTACGGAGCCGTGCATGATAGTGCCCAACTAGAGTGTGTTGCGCTCTCAATCCCAAAGCCCCGACATGTGCTGTGGTCGTTTAACGGGCGTGAAATTAACGTTAGCTCTGAGCCAAGCGCTGCCGAATATCGGGCACTTGACATTCCCATACCGAACGGTGTCCGATCAACGCTAATCATTCACCACTGTCAGCGGGAACACTTTGGCCGTTACAATTGTACTGTCGTAAACGATTACGGTATGGACTTTCTGGAAATTGACTTCGTCTCCAAAG AACAAAATCTGTTACCAGTTATAGTGTTGGGCTCTCTTGGAGGCATAACGTTTTTAATCATTGTCATCGTGATTGTCATCTGCTTGTGCAGTCgtcgaaataaaaagaagcacCTTCCTCCTGCTGATGTCATCCCGAAG TATGATGTACCGGGTAAAGATTGTGGCGAGCATGGAGGCACGACGGTAAGCACCGAACATAAAATAGACCGAATCGACGACATGCTGGATGGGGAACATCCGAGGGATACCATCACCACAAACATTGCGTTGAACGTGCGCTCCGCAGCTGTGCCACAGACCGGCACCGCTGCCATCAGTTCGTCGCTGACAGCGCTAAAGGGTGATACTACCACCGATTACAG CCGTTACTCCGGGGACTTTTCCGACTCGTTAAGCCACCTCCAGTGTCAGAAGGCCAGTGGACCGGGCGGTGGTGTGggtagcagcaacaacaacgggtACGTCCCGTATGTCAACTATGCCCGTGACTATAGCCCGCCGACGCAACATCTGATGCAGTTTAAGGcgagcagcagtagcaatagCATTGGCAACACGCTCACCGGCAAACCACCGGCCAAGCCACCGAACGGCCAGCTACCGACTGGCACGATGACACTGTCGCGAAAGCGTACCCCGGCGCCGGATCTTACCCGACCAGCCGAAACCGGACTGCCAAGCATCCAGAGCAGCGTGTCCTCCATCCCGAACGGATTAATGa ATCATCCCATGCTCGGTTGCCATATCGGGCTGGATACGAGGTTCGGTGCCAACTACGGTACATTGCACGGtcgtggcagcagcagcccgATGCAGCTACCCCCACCCGCAACGGCCAATCCCGCCGCGACCCCAGCTCCACCACCGTACAGTGCAACGCGCAACCAGAACTGTTTGCTCGGGCTGGGACTTACACCCGCGCCCGGCGGCACTTCCAGCAGTTTGGCCAGCAGCGGTAACAACTCGGCCTTGCTAGCCACCGGTTCCAGCAGCCCAAGTTCGACGCAGTCGGGTTCGCTATCGCTCGCCAGCTCGCAGCTGTCGCAGGCACCATCCATTTCGGGCACGGGAACGATCAGCGCACCAGGACAGCCGCAAggccagcaacagcagcagcaaccgaacaGCCCTCCCGGACAgtttattcttccttccagCAACACCATCAAACCCGGCGTGCTGGCGACACACGTGTAA